The Caulobacter sp. FWC2 region TAGAGGTCAGCACGCGGAACACAAGCGGGCGCCTTCCAGTGGGCGAGTCCCATGTTATGGTCGAGTCGAAGTGAGGTTTCGCGACCGTTCGCGAACACCTGCGAGACAGGTAGTAGAGACCATGTCGGAGGCGCCGCGTGCGCCCGGCGCGCCACAAGGCCGGCGCCGGAGGTCTCAGGAGGAGTCCGTCGCTTGTTACGCGGCGCTCGACCTGGGGACCAACAACTGCCGCCTTCTGGTGGCCACGCCCACGCCGCGCGGGTTCCGCGTCGTCGAGGCCTATTCCCGTATCGTGCGTCTGGGGGAGGGTCTGTCGCAGACCGGTCAGCTGTCAGAGGCCGCCATGGAGCGTTCGCTGGCGGCCCTGAAGGTCTGCGCCGAGAAGATTCGCCGCCGCAAGGCCATCCGCGTGAAAGCCGTGGCGACCCAGGCCTGTCGGGGTGCGACCAATGGCCCCGACTTCGTCAGGCGCGTGCAGGAAGAAACCGGCCTCAAGCTGCAGATCATCAGCCCGCGCGAGGAAGCCCAGCTGTCGGTCGCCGGCTGTATGAGCCTGTTCGACCGCGAGCAGGACGCGGCCCTGGTGGTCGATGTCGGCGGGGGCTCGACCGAACTCTCCTGGGTCGACCTGAAGGCGGGCGGGCTGGACGCCAAGCCGCGTCAGTTCGCCGCCTGGAAGCTGCCGATCAAGGCCTGGCTGTCGATTCCGGTGGGCGTCGTCACCCTGGCCGAGCGCTTCCCCGAGGGCGAGCGCGCCGACGAAGGCTGGTTCCGGGCCATGGTCGACGATGTGAAGGCTCGCATCGAGGCGTTCCCGCACGCCGAGCCGATGCGCGAGATCTTCGCCGAGGGCAGGGCGCACCTGATAGGCACCTCTGGCGCCATCACCAGCCTGGCGGGCCTTCACCTGGGCCTGCCGCGCTATGACCGCAACATCGTCGACGGTCTCTGGATGGACCGCGCCGACTGCGATGCGGCGTCCGAGCGGCTGCAGGGCCTGACCGCCGCCGAGCGGGCGCTGGAGCCGTGCATCGGCGCGGATCGAGCCGATCTTGTGCTCGCGGGGGCGGCTATTCTGCAGGCCGTTCAGGAGCTGTGGCCATGTTCGCGCGTGCGTGTCGCCGACCGAGGCCTTAGAGAGGGCCTTCTGATGTCCCTGATGTCCGACCAGCAGAAGCGCCCGCGTCGGCGTCGTCGCGGCGGATCGTCCAAGAAGCCGGTAGCCGCATGAGCGATGAAGAGCCCCCCCGCAAGCGCATGGTCAAGCCGCCGGCCGGCGGCACCGAAGGCGGCCGCGCCAAGCCCGCGCGCCTGAAGACGGCCTATGGCCGCACGCCCAGCCAGCAGGCTTGGCTGGAGCGCCAGATCAACGATCCGTTCTCGGCCAAGGCCCGCGCTTTAGGCTATCGCAGCCGCGCGGCGTTCAAGATCAGCGAGATCGACGACAAGTTCCGCTTCTTCCACAAGGGCGCCAAGGTCATCGACCTGGGCTGCGCGCCGGGCGGCTGGCTGCAGATCGCCGTCGAGCGCGGCGTGACCCAACTGGCCGGCATCGATCTTCTGCCCGTCGATCCGGTGGCGCCTGCCCACCTGCTGGAAATGGATTTCACCGCCGACGACGCGCCCGGCAAGCTCCTGGAGCTTCTGGACGGCGCGCCGGACGTCGTGCTGTCCGACATGGCGCCCAATACCGTCGGGCACCGCGAGACAGACCACCTGCGCATCGTCGGCCTGATCGAGATCGCCGCCGAGTTCGCCATCGACGTCCTGAAGCCGGGCGGCGCCTTTGTCGCCAAGGCCTTCCAGGGCGGCGAAACCGCCGAGGTCATCGGGCGTCTCAAGCGCCACTTCGACAAGGTCCAGCACTTCAAGCCCAAGGCCAGCCGCGCCGACAGCTCGGAGGTCTTCCTGGTCGCGACGGGGTTTAAGGGGCGGTGAGCCGACCGGGGGGCGCGATCGGGGCGCTGGTCGCCCGGCCGTTCCGCAATCTGGCGATCTCGGTCGCTTTCGTTCTTCTGGTCGGTCTCTTCGCCATCGTCGGCTATCTGAGCGCCGGCTGGTCGTTCGACGACGCCATCTACATGGTCACTCTGACCATTTTCACGGTAGGCTACGGCGAAGTCAGGCCGATCGACACCGGCTACTTGCACCTTATCACCATGGCCACGATGGTGTTCGGGTGCACAGGGGTGATCGTGGTCACCGGTTCGCTGGTTCAGGCGCTGACCCAGTCTCAACTCGAACAGTTCTTCGGAAAGCGCGTGGAACGCGACATCGACCGGCTCGAGGGCCACATCATCATCTGCGGCTTTGGCCGCATCGGGCTGATGCTGGCCGGCGAGCTGGCCTCGGCGGGCGAGACGTTCGTGGTCGTGGAGCGCGACGAGGCGCGCTGTCAGGAAGCGCGGGATCTCGGCTATCTCTGCCGTCACGCCGATGCGACCGACGAGGACGTCCTGCGCGCGATGCGTGTCGAGAGGGCCAAGGTTCTTGCCACGGTCCTGCCAGACGACGCGGCCAACGTGTTCATCACCCTGTCGGCCCGCAGCCTCAATCCCAAGCTCGAGATCATCGCCCGCGGCGAGCGCCCGACGACCGAGCGCAAGCTGATCCAGGCCGGCGCTGACAAGGTGGTCATGCCCACCCATATCGGCGCGGAACGGATCGCCGAGATCATCCTCTACCCGAGGCTGGCCAGCTTTCTGCGTGGAGCCCATTCCGACACGGGTAAGCAGGAGACGCACTTGGCCGCCCTGGGCCTGGATCTCGGCGTGGTGACCGCGCCCGCGTCCTTCGCGGGGCGGCGCGTGACCGTCGGGGAGTTCGAGCGTCGTGGCGGTGGGCTGCTCGTGGTTCGAATCGACCGCGTCGATGGGCGCGTGGTCGACGCCCCAAAGCCGGATGATCTCATCCATGCCGGCGACGGTGTCTCGATCGTCTCGAAGCTGGGCCGTGTGGGTCTTTCGGCCCTCGCCGACTGAAGTCGCTATCGCCTGGATTGCGAATGTCGCGAAAGCAATCTTAAATGACTGAATAAACAGGGAAATTTACAATTCTCCCTCTTGTCAGCGGTCGGCCTCCGCACGAGCGTCTGAAATGCGCGTTTCGCGTCCATCAAGAGGCTACCCATGTTGAAGTCCCTGAGCATCGTCGCCGCCTTTGCCATCGCCCTGTCGGGCGCCAGCGTGGCCTCCGCCGCCCCCTGCAAGGACGCCAAGGGTAAGTTCACCAAGTGCCCGGCCGCCGCGCCGGCCAAGCCGACCAAGTGCAAGGACGCCAAGGGCAAGTTCGCCAAGTGCGGCACGCCGGGCGCCAAGCCGGTCTAGAATTCGGAGCGGCGGCGTTCCTGACGTCGCCGCCCTTCCTGCATGGATATCGGCATCATTCGATGCTAAATTTCGTGCCGCAAGGAGGTGCGGCATGAGGACGACATTGGCGCTCGACGACGATCTGCTGGAACGGGCGATGGCCCTGACCGGGATCGAGGAAAAGACGGCTCTTGTGCGTGAAGCACTCAAGGCTCTGGTCGAACGGGAGAGCGCGCGCCGCCTGGCTTTGCTCGGCGGCAGTGAACCCGACCTGAAGGACATTCCGCGTCGGCGTCTCGAACCGGCGTGATCCTGGTCGACACATCCATTTGGGTCGACCACCTGCGAACCACGAATGCAGCGCTGGTGCGGCTGCTAGGTGAAGCAGGGGTTCTGGCTCATCCCTTTGTTGTTGGCGAACTGGCGCTAGGCAATCTGCGCAACCGGCCCGTGGTGCTCGAGTCATTGCGACAAATGCCGCGCGCCGTGCTCGCGACCGACGACGAGGTTCTGGGCTTCATCGAAGCCAACGGTCTTCCTGGCCTTGGAGTCGGCTATATCGATGTCCATTTGCTGGCCAGCGCCAGGCTGACTGCGGGCGCCAAGGTCTGGACTCGCGACCAGCGCCTGGCCGCCGTCGCCGAGCGCCTCGACCTGCGCGCGGACCCCGCAGCCTGACGCAGCGCACAATTTGCCGAAGAAGGCGCGCTCAACGGGTCGACAACCGGCGGCCTCGCGGCTACATACGCGCCGCAAAATGGAGACTCCGATGGAGATTCGCGAAGGGCTCACCTTCGACGACGTTTTGCTCGAACCCGGCCCGTCCGACGTCATGCCTACCCAGGTGACGACCGAGACCCGGTTCACGCGTGAAATCAGTCTGAACATACCGCTCGTGTCCGCCGCCATGGACACGGTGACCGAAAGCCGACTCGCCATCGCCATGGCGCAGGCCGGCGGCATGGGCATCCTGCACCGCAACCTCACCAACGAGGAGCAGGCCGACCAGGTGCGCGAGGTCAAGCGTTACGAAAGCGGCATGGTCATCAATCCGCTGACCATCAACCCCGACACCACCCTGGCCGAGATCCGCGAGATCACGGCCCGCCGCAAGATCTCGGGCTTCCCGGTGGTCGAACGCGGCACTGGCAAGCTGGTCGGCATCGTCACCAACCGCGACATGCGCTTCGAAGGCGACGCCAATGTTCCGGCCTCGGCGATCATGACCCGCGAGGGCCTGATCACGGTCGGCGAGGGTGTCGACCAGGCGGAAGCTCGCGAGCTGCTCCGCAAGCACAAGATCGAACGCCTGATCGTCGTCGACGAGGCCTATCGCGCCGTCGGCCTGATCACGGTGAAGGATATCGAGAAGGCCCAGGCTCACCCGCTGGCCGCCAAGGACGACAAGGGTCGCCTGCTGGTCGGCGCGGCCTCGACCGTCGGCGACGCCGGCTTTGAGCGCTCGATGGGGCTGGTGGACGCTGGCGTCGACGTCGTCGTCATCGACACCGCCCACGGCCACTCGAGCCAGGTCGCCCAGGCCGTCTCGCGCCTCAAGCGCGAGGCTAACCGCGTCCAGATCGTGGCCGGCAACATCGCCACCTACGACGCCGCCCGCGCCCTGATCGACGCCGGCGCCGACGCGGTGAAGGTGGGCATCGGTCCGGGCTCGATCTGCACCACCCGCATCGTCGCGGGCGTGGGCGTGCCGCAGCTGACCGCGATCATGGAAGCCGTGCGCGCCGGCCGCGAGAGCAACACCCCGATCATCGCAGACGGCGGCATCAAGTACTCGGGCGACCTGGCCAAGGCCATCGCCGCCGGGGCCTCGACCGCCATGATGGGCTCGATGTTCGCCGGCACCGAAGAGGCGCCGGGCGAGGTGTTCCTGTACCAGGGGCGCTCGTACAAGAGCTATCGCGGCATGGGCTCGGTGGGCGCCATGGCCCGGGGCTCGGCGGATCGCTATTTCCAGAAGGAAGTGACGGACAGCTTCAAGCTCGTGCCGGAAGGCATCGAGGGTCAGACCCCGTTCAAGGGACCGATCTCGCCGGTGCTGCACCAACTGGTCGGCGGTCTCCGCGCAGCCATGGGCTATGTCGGCGCGCCGACCATCCCCGAGCTGCAGAAGCGCGCCAAGTTCGTGCGCATCACGGGCGCGGGCCTGCGTGAAAGCCACGTCCACGACGTGATGATCACCCGCGAAGCCCCGAACTATCCGAGCGCGGTCTAGGCGATGCGGATGGCCTTCGAGCTGCAGATGCTGGCGGCGGCGGTCCTGATCGGGATCGTCCACCTGCTGTGGGCGGCCGCGGCCGCCCAGCCCCAGCGTGGCCTGAAGTGGAATGCGGGCCCCCGCGACGAGCCGGTCGTGCTGACCGGCGTCGCGGGGCGCCTGGAACGCGCCTTCGCCAATTTCCGCGAGACCTTCCCGTTCTTCGCGGCCCTGGTGCTGGTCGACTATCTCGGCGGTCGCCTGGGCGAGCTCACCTCGCTGGGCGCGCTGATCTATGTGGCGGCGCGCGCCGTCTATATCCCGCTCTATGCCTTCGGCGTGCCCTATGTGCGCAGCCTGACCTGGGTCGCCTCGATGGTCGGGATCTTGATGCTGCTCGCGGCCCTGGTGGTCTGATGCGCGACGGCGGACGGGTTTCGGCAGCGATCGAGGTTTTGACCGAGATCGAGACGCGGCATTTTCCCTCGAAGATGGCCTTGAAGCGTTGGGGTGAGACCGCGCGCTACGCAGGCTCAAAGGATCGCGCCTTCGTGTCGGGTCTTGTCCTGGACGCCCTGCGCCGCAAGCGTTCGCTGGGCTGGATGATGGGTGATGCGGCCGCCCGCGGCGTCGTGCTGGGCGTCCTGGCCATCACCTGGAAATGGACGCCTGAGCGGATCTCCGAGGCGGCCTCGGAAGAACACGGCTTCGGCGCCCTGACCGACGGCGAGCGTGAGCGCCTGGCGAGCCCGATCACGCTGGACGCTGCTCCGCCCCCGGTGGCGGGCGACTATCCCGACTGGCTGGAAGAGCGCCTGGTCAGGGCTTTCGGCGCCGATCAGGCGGTCGAGATGCAGGCGCTGTCCGAGCGCGCACCGGTCGACCTGCGGGTCAACACTCTGAAGACCGACCCAGAGCGCGCCGCCAAGGCCCTGGCGCCGATCCATGCCGCGCCGGCGGGGATCCTGCCCAACGCCTTCCGCATCCCCGCGCCCGCCGCCGCCGACCGCACGCCGTCGGTCGAAGCGGTGCCGGCGTTCTCCAAGGGCTGGTTCGAGGTCCAGGACCTGGGCTCCCAGATCGCCGCCGCCGTGGCCGGCGAGGTCAAGGGCAAGCAGGTGCTGGACTTCTGCGCTGGCGGCGGCGGCAAGACCCTCGCGCTCGCCGCGGCCATGGGCAATACCGGCCAGATATTCGCCCACGACAGCGACGCCCGCCGCCTGGCCGACTGCATCCGGCGCGGCCAGAGGGCAGGGGTCCGCAACCTGCAGATCCGCTCGCCGATCGAGGCCACGCCCTTGAAGGGGCTGGAAGGCAAGATCGATGTGGTCTTTGTCGACGCGCCCTGCACCGGCTCGGGCACCTGGCGCCGCCATCCCGACGCCAAGTGGCGGCTGTCGCCCGACCAACTGGCCAAGCGCCAGATCGAGCAGGACAGCGTGCTGGAAGACGCCTCGACCTTCGTGAAGGCGGGCGGACGCATGGTTTATGTGACCTGCTCGCTGCTGGTCGACGAGAACGAGGATCGCGTCGCCGGCTTCCTCGATCGCCACCCAGAATTCACCGTGAAGCCGATCGCCCTGGAAGGCGTCGACCACGTCACGCCCGAAGGCTATCTGCGCCTGACCCCTCACCGCGCCGGAACGGACGGCTTCTTCGCCGCCGTGCTGGAGCGATCGTCCTATACGCCCTGACCTGACGCCCCGATTGAAACGAAGACCGCTGGAGACTTGCCGATGACCACCGAAACCGAACACCAGCGCGTCCTGATCGTCGACTTCGGCAGCCAGGTGACCCAACTGATCGCGCGCCGGGTGCGCGAGGCCGGCGTCTATTGCGAGATTCATCCGTTCGACAAGGCCGAAGCGCTTGTCGACGAATACAAGCCCTCGGCCATCATCCTGTCGGGCGGCCCCGCCAGCGTGCTGGAGGACGACAGCCCCCGCATCGGCCGTAAGCTGTTCGACCTCGGTCTGCCGATGCTGGCTATCTGCTACGGCCAGCAGCTGCTGTGCGACGTGCTGGGCGGCAAGGTCGAGGGCGGCCACGCCGGCGAGTTCGGCCGCGCCGAACTGACCATCGGCAAGACCAGCCCGCTGTTCGACGGCTTGGCCGGCGTCGGCGAGCTGGAAACTGTCTGGATGAGCCACGGCGACCGCGTCACCGCCATCCCCGAGGGCTTCGAAGTCATCGCCACCTCGACCGGCGCCCCGTTCGCGGCCATCGCCAATGACGAGAAGAAGATCTACGCCGTCCAGTTCCACCCCGAGGTGGTTCACACGGTCAATGGCAGCAAGATCTACAAGAACTTCCTGGCCCTGGCCGGCCTGAAGGGCGACTGGACCATGGCGGCGTTCCGCCAGGAGATGGTCACGAGGATCCGCGACCAGGTCGGCGACGGCAAGGTGATCTGCGGCCTGTCGGGCGGTGTAGACAGCTCGGTGGCCGCCGTCCTGATCCACGAGGCGATCGGCGACCAGCTGACCTGCGTGTTCGTCGACACCGGCCTGCTGCGCAAGAACGAGGCCGACCAGGTCGTGACCCTGTTCCGCGACCACTACAACATCCCGCTGGTTCACGTGGACGCCGGCGACATGTTCCTGGGCGAGCTGGCCGGCGTCAGCGACCCGGAGACCAAGCGCAAGACCATCGGCCGCCTGTTCATCGAGGTCTTCGACAAGGAAGCCGCCAAGATCGACGGGGCCGAGTTCCTCGCCCAGGGCACGCTGTATCCGGACGTCGTCGAGAGCGTCTCGGCGCGTGGCGGTCCCTCGGCGGTGATCAAGAGCCACCACAATGTCGGCGGCCTGCCGGACTACATGAAGCTGAAGCTGGTCGAGCCGCTGCGCGAGCTCTTCAAGGACGAGGTTCGCGCCCTGGGCGTCGAGCTGGGCCTGGCGCCGGCCTTCGTCGGCCGCCACCCGTTCCCCGGCCCGGGCCTGGCCATCCGCATCCCGGGCGAGATCACGCCCGAGAAGGTCAAGGTCCTGCAGGAAGCCGACGCCATCTATCTGGAAGAGATCCGCAACGCCGGCCTCTACGACCAGATCTGGCAAGCTTTCGCCGTGCTGCTGCCGGTCAAAACCGTCGGCGTGATGGGCGACGCCCGCACCTACGAGAACGTCCTGGCCCTGCGCGCGGTGACCTCGACCGACGGCATGACCGCCGACTTCTTCGAGTTCCCCTGGCCGATCCTGGGCAAGACCGCCACGCGCATCATCAATGAAGTGCGCGGCGTCAATCGCGTCGTTTACGACGTCACCAGCAAGCCGCCCGGCACCATCGAGTGGGAATAGTCTGGCGTCGTTTGGGCGCTCCAGAGCTATTGTTGGTTCATATAAGTCATTGAAGTGAAAAGTGAACTGACTCATCAATGATCGTCGCCGATCATTGATGGGCCTGCTCACTTTTCGTTTGATTGTCGGCTTCGTCGCGACCTTGCTCGCGAGGTCGAGCGGCTGGCGCCTCGACATACCCCTGATCGGCCTTAGCAGCGGCGGCCGCCAAGCGCCGGGCCGTGCGGCGTATCGCGCCGGGCGGGATCGACATGCCTGTCCCGCCCGGACCCATGACCGTGACCTCGTCGGCGGCTCCAATCCGCATCGATAGAGCGGAAGATGCCTCCGAAACGCGTAGGGGCCTGGTATGCCAAGGCGAAAAAGAGATTTACTGAGAGTTTAGCCAGGCGATCGGCTACCAGCGATATGGTGCGACACCATGACGCGTGAAATGTACCTTGAAACTCAAATGAAGTTCATTTTCAGAGGGTCTTTATCTGCAATATAAGAGATCTATACCTTTCTGTAATTGTAATTCGTGTTCCTAAGCTGGTTGTTGGCTAATTAAAGCGCCGCCTCAGCTCCGGAGGCCTTGTGGCCCAAGTTCTGACTGTCGACGCCGTCACCGACATCCGCCAGGCGATAGAAATCGCCCCGAGCGCCAAAGGTTAAGGAAGAAGTCAGATGTCGATGTTCACGCAATTCAAAGCGTCTTCCCAGCCCCAGGCCGCGATCCTGGAAGTCCGGCGCCTGGCCCAGGCCATGAAGAATGGCGACTATGCTGATCGGGCAAATCTTCAGGCCGCCACGGGGGAAGCTCGTGAAATCCTTCTCGCGGTCAATGCTCTCCTCGATGAGGGACTGCAGCCTGTCCGGGCGCTGGGCGAAAGCCTGAGGTTCATGTCGGTCGAGCACGACCGGGGCGACATCGACGTCCAGGTGCCCGTCGCCCAGTTCAAGGGCGAACTCGCGACGATGGCGAGCGACGTCAACTCGCTGGTGAATGCGCACATCGCGGCAAAGAAGAAGGCCATGGCCTGCGTCAAGGCATTCGGTGATGGAGACTTCGAAGCGGCCCTGGAGTCTTTCCCGGGCAAGAAGGCCTTTATCAACGAGACCATCGAGACGCTGCGGGCCAATCTCAAGGGCCTGATCGCCGAGATGAACCACATGTCCGACGAGCATGATCGCGGCGATATCGACGTCTTCGTGCCGGTCGAGAAGTTCAAGGGGGACTTCGCGGCCATGGCCCGTGGCGTCAACACCATGGTGGCGGGGCACATCGCCGTCAAAAAGAAGGCCATGGCCTGCATCAAGGAGTTCGGCGACGGGAACTTCAGCGCGC contains the following coding sequences:
- a CDS encoding Ppx/GppA phosphatase family protein; this translates as MSEAPRAPGAPQGRRRRSQEESVACYAALDLGTNNCRLLVATPTPRGFRVVEAYSRIVRLGEGLSQTGQLSEAAMERSLAALKVCAEKIRRRKAIRVKAVATQACRGATNGPDFVRRVQEETGLKLQIISPREEAQLSVAGCMSLFDREQDAALVVDVGGGSTELSWVDLKAGGLDAKPRQFAAWKLPIKAWLSIPVGVVTLAERFPEGERADEGWFRAMVDDVKARIEAFPHAEPMREIFAEGRAHLIGTSGAITSLAGLHLGLPRYDRNIVDGLWMDRADCDAASERLQGLTAAERALEPCIGADRADLVLAGAAILQAVQELWPCSRVRVADRGLREGLLMSLMSDQQKRPRRRRRGGSSKKPVAA
- a CDS encoding RlmE family RNA methyltransferase, giving the protein MSDEEPPRKRMVKPPAGGTEGGRAKPARLKTAYGRTPSQQAWLERQINDPFSAKARALGYRSRAAFKISEIDDKFRFFHKGAKVIDLGCAPGGWLQIAVERGVTQLAGIDLLPVDPVAPAHLLEMDFTADDAPGKLLELLDGAPDVVLSDMAPNTVGHRETDHLRIVGLIEIAAEFAIDVLKPGGAFVAKAFQGGETAEVIGRLKRHFDKVQHFKPKASRADSSEVFLVATGFKGR
- a CDS encoding TrkA family potassium uptake protein, yielding MSRPGGAIGALVARPFRNLAISVAFVLLVGLFAIVGYLSAGWSFDDAIYMVTLTIFTVGYGEVRPIDTGYLHLITMATMVFGCTGVIVVTGSLVQALTQSQLEQFFGKRVERDIDRLEGHIIICGFGRIGLMLAGELASAGETFVVVERDEARCQEARDLGYLCRHADATDEDVLRAMRVERAKVLATVLPDDAANVFITLSARSLNPKLEIIARGERPTTERKLIQAGADKVVMPTHIGAERIAEIILYPRLASFLRGAHSDTGKQETHLAALGLDLGVVTAPASFAGRRVTVGEFERRGGGLLVVRIDRVDGRVVDAPKPDDLIHAGDGVSIVSKLGRVGLSALAD
- a CDS encoding type II toxin-antitoxin system VapB family antitoxin — protein: MALDDDLLERAMALTGIEEKTALVREALKALVERESARRLALLGGSEPDLKDIPRRRLEPA
- a CDS encoding type II toxin-antitoxin system VapC family toxin, yielding MILVDTSIWVDHLRTTNAALVRLLGEAGVLAHPFVVGELALGNLRNRPVVLESLRQMPRAVLATDDEVLGFIEANGLPGLGVGYIDVHLLASARLTAGAKVWTRDQRLAAVAERLDLRADPAA
- the guaB gene encoding IMP dehydrogenase produces the protein MEIREGLTFDDVLLEPGPSDVMPTQVTTETRFTREISLNIPLVSAAMDTVTESRLAIAMAQAGGMGILHRNLTNEEQADQVREVKRYESGMVINPLTINPDTTLAEIREITARRKISGFPVVERGTGKLVGIVTNRDMRFEGDANVPASAIMTREGLITVGEGVDQAEARELLRKHKIERLIVVDEAYRAVGLITVKDIEKAQAHPLAAKDDKGRLLVGAASTVGDAGFERSMGLVDAGVDVVVIDTAHGHSSQVAQAVSRLKREANRVQIVAGNIATYDAARALIDAGADAVKVGIGPGSICTTRIVAGVGVPQLTAIMEAVRAGRESNTPIIADGGIKYSGDLAKAIAAGASTAMMGSMFAGTEEAPGEVFLYQGRSYKSYRGMGSVGAMARGSADRYFQKEVTDSFKLVPEGIEGQTPFKGPISPVLHQLVGGLRAAMGYVGAPTIPELQKRAKFVRITGAGLRESHVHDVMITREAPNYPSAV
- a CDS encoding MAPEG family protein — translated: MRMAFELQMLAAAVLIGIVHLLWAAAAAQPQRGLKWNAGPRDEPVVLTGVAGRLERAFANFRETFPFFAALVLVDYLGGRLGELTSLGALIYVAARAVYIPLYAFGVPYVRSLTWVASMVGILMLLAALVV
- a CDS encoding RsmB/NOP family class I SAM-dependent RNA methyltransferase, which translates into the protein MRDGGRVSAAIEVLTEIETRHFPSKMALKRWGETARYAGSKDRAFVSGLVLDALRRKRSLGWMMGDAAARGVVLGVLAITWKWTPERISEAASEEHGFGALTDGERERLASPITLDAAPPPVAGDYPDWLEERLVRAFGADQAVEMQALSERAPVDLRVNTLKTDPERAAKALAPIHAAPAGILPNAFRIPAPAAADRTPSVEAVPAFSKGWFEVQDLGSQIAAAVAGEVKGKQVLDFCAGGGGKTLALAAAMGNTGQIFAHDSDARRLADCIRRGQRAGVRNLQIRSPIEATPLKGLEGKIDVVFVDAPCTGSGTWRRHPDAKWRLSPDQLAKRQIEQDSVLEDASTFVKAGGRMVYVTCSLLVDENEDRVAGFLDRHPEFTVKPIALEGVDHVTPEGYLRLTPHRAGTDGFFAAVLERSSYTP
- the guaA gene encoding glutamine-hydrolyzing GMP synthase, giving the protein MTTETEHQRVLIVDFGSQVTQLIARRVREAGVYCEIHPFDKAEALVDEYKPSAIILSGGPASVLEDDSPRIGRKLFDLGLPMLAICYGQQLLCDVLGGKVEGGHAGEFGRAELTIGKTSPLFDGLAGVGELETVWMSHGDRVTAIPEGFEVIATSTGAPFAAIANDEKKIYAVQFHPEVVHTVNGSKIYKNFLALAGLKGDWTMAAFRQEMVTRIRDQVGDGKVICGLSGGVDSSVAAVLIHEAIGDQLTCVFVDTGLLRKNEADQVVTLFRDHYNIPLVHVDAGDMFLGELAGVSDPETKRKTIGRLFIEVFDKEAAKIDGAEFLAQGTLYPDVVESVSARGGPSAVIKSHHNVGGLPDYMKLKLVEPLRELFKDEVRALGVELGLAPAFVGRHPFPGPGLAIRIPGEITPEKVKVLQEADAIYLEEIRNAGLYDQIWQAFAVLLPVKTVGVMGDARTYENVLALRAVTSTDGMTADFFEFPWPILGKTATRIINEVRGVNRVVYDVTSKPPGTIEWE